The window acaagttacaaccacccacttccaaattaaaaaaaaaattgaatcattTCATACCATATTGTAAAGATGATAGAATTTTAAGAAGAACTACCAATATTGCTGACAACTTCCCTTGCACTTCAAGATATAAACTTGAAGATTGCCTCATTTTCCTTCACGTTTATCATTGACTTTCTACATGTTTGTGTTATCTCTATATAAAaccaaagcaaaacaaagggtACTTCTTTCTGTGGCCTATAAGCTCTCATTttcctcatctctctctctctctctctctctctctctctctctctctctctctctctctctctgaggcATTTAAAAAGGCAGCATGACAATAAAGTTTAGTTTGCATCGCATGGGACAGTTCCTCTCTCGGAGGGGTAAGTACTAAATCATTTGCAACTTACTATTTTCCCTTTCTGTAAAGCttcaaatgagagagagagagagagagagagagagagagattctcaaTAGATTCAATTTTAAAAGATTGCGAATTTGGGATATGaaattttggttgtgtttggaaggcatgaaaagaaaagaaaatcgaACAGATTATTGTacggtttttttcttttctttaaaaaaatttcaatgttCATGAGAAGATTctttaatttaaatttaaaattcatcttgattttatcaaaattttcattcGCTATCAAAATAATTTTCTCGCCCTAAAGACAAGAAAACTTTAGATTTGACAAAAATATATaggaagaatgttctctgtgtcagGACCCAGACTGTGTCCAGATACATGGgagtgggcacaatgaccaccctatccccctAAATGACAGATTCATATGCTTGGACACAACCTGCACTGAGATATAAAGAACATGAGCCCAAATATatatttgttcttttcttttctattcttgcCATCAAAACATAGCCATACAAATTCATTCTTGTCTCTCTTTAAAGCAGTGTCCGGCGTACCACACACTAATCCCGAGTCCGGCATTGATGTTCGCGAGGAATATGCCAATGCCTTCCGTACCAAATCTTATGTCGATTTTTGGACACGTGTCCTTACCCTCACAGACGGAGATGCTGCCACTTGTCACCCTACAGAATCCTCCACCACGGCCACACACCTCCCTTCCTATAGGCTCTTTGCCGAGCACCTCCTAGAACCAGACCAACCCACGGTCATCGAGGTCCTAGCCTTGGCTCAGCCTCAAAACCATCCGGAGAACCACTCTCTCCTCGCCGACTACTTCTCCGAAACTGCCAATGCCTCGTTCCTCTGTGGTCTCCTCCTGAAAGACATCCATAAAACACGTGCCCAATACCATCCTCTCAAAACCACCGTCCGTTCCCTCGAAACCACTCAACTCCTCTCGGAATCCCACTTCCCGGTGGTCTTAGACCACATCACCGAGTTCACTCACTCTCTCAACCTGTTTGGTTCATCGGCTCTCTCGCTCTCGCAATTCCAAGCCGTGCAAGCGGGTTGCACTGGTCTACTCAAACGCCTTGAATCAAGTCGTGAGCAGGTCTGTGCAAGGCTCCGTCTTGTCAACCGGTTCAAACACGGTTCAGCCATCTTTCTTGTCGCACTAACAGCTTCGGTGGTTGTAATTGTGACGGTTCATGCTTTAGCCATGTTGGTGGCGGTTCCGGGATTCATAACAGCTTCAATCAAGCTGGTTTCGACTAAGAGGTTGGCTGGGCAGTCGGCTCAGCTGGACTCGGCGGCTAAAGGTATGTACATTTTAAATAGGGATTTGGATACTATAAGCAGGATCGTGACCCGGTTACACGACGAGTTGGAGCACCTGCAGACCATGGTTCGGTTCTGGCTGGAGCGGAAGGACCGGCTCCATCCGGTTGGAGAAGTGGCGCGCCAACTTCAGAAGAACGATTCAAGCTTTAGCCAACAGTTGGATGAGCTAGAGGAGCACTTGTATTTGTGTTTTATGACCATCAATAGGGCTAGAAGCCTTGTAATCAAGAAAGTTATGGAGGATCTCAGTAGAGTATGACTTAGTTCATATGTATTCATTGCTGcttggctgcatttttattaaaataattttttttaataatctttCAACTAGGattgcaacagggtcgggttggacaAGTATTTAAAAATTCAGGCCTCATCTAAAATCCTCAAGTCTCAACCCAAGCTTGATCCGACCCTACCAGGCTCAAGGTGGGCCTATTTTATCATTCAATCATTCGATCTATTCAAATAGTAACCaacttttttttgataggtcGACCCAAGGAGAGTGAAGTTATGACCTATTAATTGTAAAGTGTTGGTCCTTGCCCATTAAGTTATTCCTTTAGAGTTAATAATCAACATTGAATATATCTATTATCTCTCCCTCTTATCTGTAGGTTCTCATTTAGTTGGATGTATTAGATTTAAATAGCAACAACACAAATCCCAACCCGATTATATATACAGGGTTGGGTCGAACTCAACTGAAGGCCTAGGAATATCAACCCTGGCACGCCCTTTGGGCTGAAAAGCTCATCCCAGGCCCAACAGGGACAGGCGAAATGATCGCTGCAACCCTGGAaaattctgcctttccatgggtaTACGATAGTCATTTTGTATGCCCCCTATGTCTGAGGCAGCACACTACATGAGCCAAGTTGgcattttttctcctctcaacTATACTGAGTTTCTTTTTAGAGGAAAGTACactcccctcccctgtactttgttTCAGTGGAACTCCCTTCTCTTGCATATTGACTAATGACAACTGTCTCCCCTAAGATTTAAAGATTCAACTATTGAACAACTTAGTGCTCTCTCTGTACTCACATCTCACTACTATTGTTGCTTGGAGTCCGACTTAGACATCAGAGAGTCCCCCCCTTGGAGTCCGCTCTGGGCTTCTTCTGTGTTTTTTTAATAGTTTGCATGACGTCCATGTCACCCACATAGATTCCGATCGCAACAGGTTCTTATACTGTTCGATTTCAGGTTTATGTAGTTCAATCCAGTTTGGGTCGATTTAAGCAAACGTTTTGGCTTTAAGGTTTGAAACTGAACTGAACTGAActgaaatttattttattttccaacaCTAAAGTCGAATTGATTTTTCGGATTCCCTTCGATTTTAAACAACAGTTTTTTTGTTATAGTTTTCGGTTTTGGttcaaaattgacacccttttTCTAATCAaatgctattgggttagaaaagGAAGTA is drawn from Telopea speciosissima isolate NSW1024214 ecotype Mountain lineage chromosome 1, Tspe_v1, whole genome shotgun sequence and contains these coding sequences:
- the LOC122672232 gene encoding UPF0496 protein At3g49070, coding for MTIKFSLHRMGQFLSRRVSGVPHTNPESGIDVREEYANAFRTKSYVDFWTRVLTLTDGDAATCHPTESSTTATHLPSYRLFAEHLLEPDQPTVIEVLALAQPQNHPENHSLLADYFSETANASFLCGLLLKDIHKTRAQYHPLKTTVRSLETTQLLSESHFPVVLDHITEFTHSLNLFGSSALSLSQFQAVQAGCTGLLKRLESSREQVCARLRLVNRFKHGSAIFLVALTASVVVIVTVHALAMLVAVPGFITASIKLVSTKRLAGQSAQLDSAAKGMYILNRDLDTISRIVTRLHDELEHLQTMVRFWLERKDRLHPVGEVARQLQKNDSSFSQQLDELEEHLYLCFMTINRARSLVIKKVMEDLSRV